The Sedimentisphaera salicampi genome includes a region encoding these proteins:
- a CDS encoding glycine--tRNA ligase, translated as MAKLNKLEDIVSLCKRRGFIFQSSEIYGGLASCYDYGPLGSELKRNVRNAWWKSTVQMRDDVVGLDSSILMHPMVWKSSGHADKFADLITECRKCHTRTRIDHLLNKEGKKAEDIGQDPRITSDKVCPNCGAAGEFTEPMAFKLMFETQMGANSDDTMAVYLRPETAQGIFANFRNVLDSTRVKVPFGIAQIGKSFRNEVTTKAFIFRTREFEQAELEFFCEPGTDEQWYEFWKEKRFNWYVEYGINKDNLRMRDHDADELAHYAKACVDVEYRFPFGSGEWQELEGVANRTDYDLRRHQQGMRSMNNFIEAGRDLAKVELKDEQPDYHKGPLSFFDEQKKQRYIPYVIEPSAGVDRSTLAFLVDAYDEEEVKGETRNLLRFHPDIAPIKAAVFPLVKKEGMPEIAHNIVDSLRANWNVFYDEKGAIGRRYRRQDEAGTPFCITVDGQVKEDGTVTVRHRDTMAQERVHQDKLPAYLFEKMNSWGKE; from the coding sequence ATGGCAAAACTTAACAAACTTGAAGATATTGTATCACTCTGCAAAAGACGCGGATTTATTTTCCAGTCCAGCGAAATCTACGGCGGTCTGGCAAGCTGCTACGACTACGGCCCGCTCGGCAGCGAGCTCAAGCGTAATGTCCGCAATGCGTGGTGGAAGAGCACTGTTCAGATGCGTGATGATGTTGTAGGCTTAGACAGCAGCATACTTATGCACCCGATGGTATGGAAGTCCTCCGGCCATGCAGACAAATTCGCTGATCTGATAACAGAATGCAGGAAATGCCATACAAGAACTCGAATAGACCACCTTCTCAACAAAGAGGGCAAAAAGGCCGAGGATATCGGGCAGGATCCCAGAATCACCTCAGATAAGGTATGTCCAAACTGCGGTGCGGCAGGCGAGTTTACCGAGCCGATGGCCTTCAAGCTTATGTTTGAAACTCAGATGGGTGCAAATTCCGATGATACGATGGCCGTTTATCTGCGTCCTGAAACCGCTCAGGGGATCTTTGCGAATTTCCGCAACGTTTTAGACAGCACGCGTGTGAAAGTCCCGTTCGGAATTGCCCAGATTGGCAAGAGCTTCAGGAACGAGGTTACAACGAAGGCCTTCATCTTCCGTACCCGCGAATTTGAACAGGCCGAGCTGGAATTCTTCTGCGAGCCGGGAACAGACGAGCAGTGGTACGAATTCTGGAAAGAGAAACGTTTCAACTGGTATGTTGAATACGGCATAAACAAAGACAATCTCCGCATGCGCGACCACGATGCAGACGAGCTCGCTCATTATGCAAAGGCTTGCGTTGATGTTGAATACCGATTCCCGTTCGGCAGCGGCGAGTGGCAGGAGCTCGAAGGCGTTGCAAACCGCACCGACTACGACCTCCGCAGACATCAGCAGGGGATGAGGAGTATGAACAACTTCATCGAGGCCGGCAGAGACCTTGCCAAAGTGGAGCTCAAAGACGAGCAGCCCGACTACCACAAAGGCCCGCTTTCTTTCTTCGATGAGCAGAAAAAGCAAAGATACATCCCGTATGTAATCGAGCCCAGCGCCGGAGTGGATAGAAGCACCCTCGCTTTTCTCGTGGATGCATACGACGAAGAAGAGGTGAAGGGCGAAACACGCAACCTCCTTCGTTTCCATCCAGACATAGCTCCGATAAAGGCAGCGGTATTTCCGCTGGTGAAGAAGGAGGGGATGCCCGAGATTGCCCACAATATCGTTGACAGTCTCCGTGCAAACTGGAACGTATTCTACGACGAAAAGGGCGCAATCGGCAGGCGATACCGCCGGCAGGACGAGGCAGGTACGCCTTTCTGCATTACAGTTGACGGGCAGGTGAAAGAAGACGGCACTGTAACCGTTCGCCACAGAGATACAATGGCGCAGGAAAGGGTGCATCAGGATAAGCTTCCGGCATACCTCTTTGAGAAAATGAATAGCTGGGGAAAAGAATAG
- the mreC gene encoding rod shape-determining protein MreC encodes MAKRKQNSSNSAIFCSLLLAGVALLILPHKITRNLNSFFIELFRPVIGIDIKLPGKPSGGSLHSSGDYVSKSEYDHLWAAYQNLYADLLEAQKRLEEATKFRSSMPKTGDMFVMADIIKREQGQKILINRGSIDGVEKGQYAFAEGAIIGKVTDISSSWARVTLITNNTLQVPVHIVRPGREEYIRANMVGNGLDACKIPYISAELDVKPGDYVYASPEKKYLETPRIAGVVKTVVEDMEDPLIWDITVEPSADFEKLKKVAVIVVAPAQEVSQK; translated from the coding sequence ATGGCAAAACGCAAACAAAACTCGAGCAACAGCGCTATTTTCTGCAGCTTGCTCCTTGCCGGGGTTGCCCTGCTTATTTTGCCGCATAAGATTACTCGAAATCTAAATTCATTTTTCATTGAGCTGTTCAGGCCAGTTATTGGAATCGATATAAAGCTGCCCGGCAAGCCCTCAGGCGGCTCGCTTCACTCATCAGGCGATTATGTTTCAAAAAGCGAATACGACCACCTCTGGGCGGCATACCAGAACCTCTATGCAGACCTTCTCGAAGCCCAGAAGAGACTCGAGGAGGCAACTAAATTCCGCAGCTCAATGCCCAAAACAGGTGATATGTTCGTTATGGCTGATATAATCAAACGCGAGCAGGGGCAGAAAATACTCATCAACAGAGGCTCAATTGATGGAGTTGAGAAGGGGCAGTATGCATTCGCAGAGGGGGCGATAATTGGCAAAGTTACTGATATATCCAGCTCTTGGGCAAGGGTTACCCTCATTACAAACAACACGCTTCAGGTCCCTGTGCACATTGTCCGCCCGGGCAGAGAGGAGTACATCAGGGCGAATATGGTGGGCAACGGGCTGGATGCCTGCAAAATCCCATATATCTCAGCTGAGCTGGATGTAAAGCCCGGAGACTATGTCTATGCAAGCCCCGAGAAGAAGTATCTGGAAACTCCGAGGATAGCAGGCGTTGTTAAAACTGTGGTGGAAGATATGGAAGACCCGCTCATTTGGGATATTACAGTTGAGCCCTCAGCTGATTTTGAGAAATTGAAGAAGGTGGCGGTGATAGTGGTTGCCCCGGCTCAGGAGGTTTCGCAGAAATGA
- a CDS encoding rod shape-determining protein, which translates to MLDTILGWFSTDMGIDLGTCNTLVTVRGEGIKLNEPSVVAVRKGTNVVLNNGEAVGLVAKDMLGKTPGSISAIRPLKDGVISDFEITEAMLGYFIRKVHGRGGLLRPQVVISVPSGITAVERRAVRDSAERAGARKVFLIDEPMAAGIGAGLPITEPTASMIVDIGGGTTEVAIMSLADISTCTSLRVGGDDFDEAIINHLKRTYNLLIGESRAEQVKIELGSAGPLEEEMTMEIAGRDTISGLPRKIVITSEEIREALKEPVSSIIECVTQTLEKAEPELAADLIDNGVHICGGGAILRGMDKVLANATGLNVNLVEDPLTCVARGTCVFLENLESLRESIDQDSYNWD; encoded by the coding sequence ATACTTGATACAATTCTTGGCTGGTTCAGTACAGATATGGGTATAGACTTAGGGACATGCAACACCCTGGTAACTGTACGAGGTGAGGGTATTAAGCTGAATGAACCTTCTGTTGTCGCAGTGCGCAAAGGCACAAACGTAGTTTTGAACAACGGCGAAGCAGTTGGGCTTGTGGCTAAGGATATGCTTGGAAAAACCCCCGGCTCCATTTCTGCAATACGTCCGCTCAAGGACGGTGTTATAAGTGATTTCGAAATCACCGAAGCTATGCTCGGCTACTTCATCCGCAAGGTTCACGGCAGGGGCGGTCTGCTCAGGCCGCAGGTTGTTATATCTGTTCCCAGCGGGATCACTGCCGTTGAGAGAAGAGCTGTGCGAGACAGCGCCGAACGGGCAGGTGCGAGGAAAGTGTTCCTGATCGACGAACCAATGGCAGCGGGCATCGGGGCAGGTCTTCCGATTACCGAGCCGACCGCTTCAATGATTGTGGATATAGGCGGTGGAACTACAGAAGTTGCGATTATGTCTCTTGCCGATATAAGCACATGCACAAGCCTTAGAGTTGGCGGGGACGATTTCGACGAAGCGATAATCAACCACCTCAAAAGAACATACAATCTCCTTATAGGTGAGTCGCGCGCTGAGCAGGTGAAGATTGAGCTCGGCTCTGCCGGTCCGCTTGAAGAAGAGATGACCATGGAAATAGCGGGAAGGGATACAATATCCGGCCTTCCCAGGAAGATTGTGATAACAAGCGAGGAGATAAGAGAGGCTCTAAAGGAGCCGGTATCTTCTATTATTGAATGTGTTACCCAAACTCTTGAAAAGGCCGAACCCGAACTCGCAGCAGACCTGATTGATAATGGAGTTCACATTTGCGGAGGCGGAGCTATACTCAGAGGTATGGATAAAGTGCTTGCTAACGCTACAGGGCTGAATGTGAATCTCGTTGAAGACCCGCTTACATGCGTAGCCAGAGGCACGTGCGTATTCCTTGAAAACCTCGAGAGCCTCAGGGAAAGCATCGATCAGGACAGCTATAACTGGGATTAA
- the rpmB gene encoding 50S ribosomal protein L28, with amino-acid sequence MSRKCQLTGRKTSVGRSIVRHGKPKRLGGVGLNIRGVNKRKFKPNTQKMRVMVDGQVKKITVSAKAVKSGLVVKPPKRKYNKAAQG; translated from the coding sequence ATGTCAAGAAAGTGTCAGCTAACAGGAAGAAAGACCTCTGTCGGACGCAGTATTGTCCGTCATGGTAAGCCAAAACGTCTCGGCGGTGTAGGTTTGAACATACGCGGAGTGAACAAAAGAAAATTCAAGCCGAATACCCAGAAAATGCGGGTTATGGTGGACGGTCAGGTCAAAAAGATAACTGTCTCTGCCAAAGCCGTGAAAAGCGGTCTGGTAGTCAAGCCGCCTAAGAGAAAGTATAATAAGGCAGCACAGGGCTGA
- the lysS gene encoding lysine--tRNA ligase, with protein MSESVDQLTQQRKAKLAKLRELGVDPYGSRVEGVEPSAGIRDRYIEDSEDQKAKAAGRIVLLRDIGKLIFITLRDSSGTIQIGLSKKRVQEDQWPVAKSLDLGDILFADGQLGRTKTGELTIWAEEIKILSKAIIQPPEKFHGLQDRDLRYRQRYVDLWANPEVMQKFKKRSDIIASIRSMLIEKGFYEVETPMMQSIAGGAAAKPFITHHNTLDIDMYLRIAPELYLKRLLVGGFEKVFEINRSYRNEGLSTRHNPEFTMMELYQAYSDYLGMMDITEELVSNIIEKHCEGSKLTYGDMEIDFSTPWRRARYADLLKEYSGCDIDDVEAVRKKAGELGINEAGMDDAVVINEVFEQTVEQHLVNPTFVMDYPAAICPLTKTKPESPETAERFELFCAKMEVGNAYTELNDPEVQRKNFMSQLRGEEDSMAKMDEDFLTALEYGMPPAGGLGIGIDRLIMLLTDSPSIRDVILFPALKPQAENS; from the coding sequence ATGAGTGAATCTGTTGATCAGCTTACCCAGCAGAGAAAGGCCAAGCTCGCAAAGCTTCGTGAGCTCGGTGTAGATCCCTACGGCAGCAGAGTTGAGGGTGTTGAGCCTTCAGCGGGCATAAGAGACAGATACATTGAAGACAGCGAAGACCAGAAGGCAAAGGCCGCAGGCAGGATTGTGCTTCTGCGAGATATTGGGAAACTTATTTTTATAACTCTCCGCGATTCTTCCGGCACTATTCAAATCGGCCTGAGCAAAAAGCGCGTGCAGGAGGATCAGTGGCCTGTTGCAAAATCTCTGGATCTTGGCGATATCCTCTTTGCAGACGGTCAGCTTGGAAGAACAAAAACAGGCGAGCTTACGATCTGGGCGGAAGAAATAAAAATCCTCTCTAAGGCCATCATCCAGCCGCCTGAAAAATTCCACGGCCTTCAGGATAGAGACCTCCGCTACCGCCAGCGGTATGTTGACCTCTGGGCGAATCCCGAGGTGATGCAGAAATTCAAGAAACGCAGCGATATAATCGCCTCAATCCGCAGTATGCTGATTGAGAAGGGGTTTTATGAAGTGGAAACGCCGATGATGCAGTCTATTGCAGGCGGGGCGGCAGCGAAGCCGTTTATAACCCACCACAACACCCTTGATATAGATATGTATCTCAGGATTGCCCCCGAGCTGTACCTGAAGCGTCTTCTGGTTGGCGGATTTGAGAAGGTCTTCGAGATTAACAGAAGCTATCGAAACGAAGGCCTCAGCACCCGCCACAACCCTGAATTTACAATGATGGAGCTCTATCAGGCATACAGCGATTATCTTGGTATGATGGATATTACAGAAGAGCTTGTTTCCAATATTATCGAAAAACACTGCGAAGGCTCAAAGCTCACATACGGCGATATGGAAATTGATTTCAGCACTCCGTGGAGAAGGGCGAGATACGCCGATCTTCTCAAGGAATATTCCGGCTGCGATATTGATGATGTTGAGGCTGTTCGCAAAAAGGCTGGCGAGCTTGGGATAAATGAGGCAGGGATGGATGATGCTGTTGTGATAAATGAGGTTTTTGAACAGACCGTAGAGCAGCATTTGGTTAATCCAACGTTTGTTATGGATTATCCTGCAGCTATCTGCCCGCTTACCAAAACAAAGCCCGAAAGCCCCGAGACAGCAGAGAGGTTTGAGCTTTTCTGCGCTAAAATGGAGGTGGGCAATGCTTATACAGAGCTCAACGATCCGGAAGTGCAGAGAAAAAACTTTATGAGCCAGCTCAGGGGCGAAGAGGATTCAATGGCCAAGATGGACGAAGATTTCCTCACAGCGCTTGAGTATGGTATGCCCCCGGCCGGCGGGCTGGGAATTGGTATAGACAGGCTGATTATGCTCCTTACCGATTCGCCCAGCATAAGGGATGTAATACTCTTTCCCGCACTCAAACCGCAGGCGGAAAACTCGTAA